The window CTGCGGGAGCACGAGGGAGTTTAATCCCCCTCAAGGAAGCTCGGACCGTCTGCCATTCGGTTTGGGGCACAGAAAAGGCCCCACACAGTCCGGGAAATTGCTAAGCGATAAGGTCCGTTACGGCAAAATTGGTGACGCCCATCAGGATCACTGCACCGCTCTGCGTTGCTGCATCCAATGCCCCCGCGACAGCTTCGGTAATGAGAAGCGTATCGGGGCCTGCATCATTCACGGTGAAAACCCCGCCAGCGAAGCTGCCGCGCAGACCATAATGATGGTTGGCCGTTAAGGCCGATCCATTGCTGCCAGTGCTTAGCAGCGTATAAGAATTGACAGCAGAAACCCCCAGTTTATCAGATCCGGTGGCAAAATCAGTGATGATGTCCACACCATTGCCAAAGGTCATGGTTTCGCCAGCACCGATCGATGTTGCCGTCACGGTTTCGGCTGTCCGGGCAATGCCCTCACTCCGATAATGATAAAAAGTATCAAGGCCGGTCCCGCCTGTCAGGCTATCAGCGCCTGCCCCACCCCGAAGGAAATCATCCGCCCCGCCGCCCGCTAACGTGTCGATACCATCGCCACCATTCAAGGCATCGGCGAGCGCACCCCCAACGATCGAGTCGGTACCCGCACCACCAACAACAGTCATCCCATGGCCTGTTACTTGGGATGCATCAAAAGTGAGATTGTTCCCCGCCGTTAATCCCGCCCCCGAGACGGTTACGGTCGTTGTATCTGTGGCATGGGTCGAGGCGGCGGTAATAACATACTGATAGCTTGCCCCATCGGTCAGGGTGATGGTCTCGACCTCTTTCACCCCATCCAAATCGCTATTGGCGTTCCGGGCGGTTAGCGTCAGCGTATCGTTCCCGGTGCCGCCGGTCACCTGATCACCCGACGTCAGATTGCCACCCAATATGAACGTATCATTATCGGCCCCACCGGTTAGCGCATCGTTGCCGATGCCCGCCGTCAGCGTATCATTCCCCGCGCTACCATCGAGCGCATCATTCCCGTCGTTGCCAAAGAGTTCGTCGTTTCCACTATCGCCGAAAATATAATCGTTCCCGTCACTACCGATCAGACTGTCATTACCCAGGCCTCCATCTAAACTATCGTCACCAAGGCCACCGTCCAGAGTATCATTTTCGGAACCACTGGCCAGGAAGTCATTCCCGACCCCACCGACCAAACTATCGGTGCCAGCATGGCCATGGAGGGTATCATTTCCATCCCCCCCTAATAGAGTATCGCTACCCCCGCCCCCGCCCAGCGAGTCGTTTCCATCGCCGCCGAGCAGACTATCCGCTAAGTCTCCACCATTGATGGAGTCGACCCCAGCGCCGCCCGTAATCGTCATCGCATGCCCCGTAATCAGCAGACCATCAAAGGTCAGCGTCGAGGCACCCGTCAACGCGCTGGCATCGAGGGTAACGTTCGTCGTATCGGTTGCATGGACCGATCCAGTGCTGATGGTCCACGTGTAGCTCGCGCCATTTGCCAATCGGATCGTCTCAAACTGCGAAACGCCATTGAGGCTGGTTGCGCCGAGCGACGACGTCACCGTCAAAAGATCATTGCCTGTGCCGCCGGTCAGGGTTGTCGTTGCCGAAACATTGCCGCCGCCCACAATCGTATCGTCACCGCCGCCGGTGAGTACGCTCAGGCCACCGCCGCCAAGGGTAATCGTATCATTGCCCGATCCCGATTGGACCGAAACGCCAACCGGCACGGTAAAGGTCAGCGCCCCGGTCATGGCACTCCCGTTAAGCAACGTTGCCCCGCCGAAACTGCCCAGCGTCAACGCCCCTGCGCCAGTCACGGTGACAGTGCCGCCGCCCGCCATCAGGGTTCCCAAGGTGCTGGTCGAGCGAACCTCCAAACTCACCCCGTTGCGACCGGTTGTAATAACCGATCCGGCGGCTGACCCGTCGAGGCCGAATTTTTGGAGGGTGTTGCTATTGTCGGTCAGCGTCTTGGCATAACCGCTACCCAGAACGAACACCGTATTCGCCGCCAAATCGGTGCTGGGGGTTTGGACCGTCAGATTGCCGGTGCCCGTCAGGATAACCTCGCCGATCGCGGTAAAGCCGGTACCGTTCAAAACCGTTCCGCTCGCCGTCTGAAGGGCGATCCGATCAATGTCCGTGACCGTAGCGGTTCCAGCGGAATTGATCGTCCCCGTCTGCGCGGTCAGGGTCAGGCTATCGGTGCCGCCCCGCCCATTGATCACATCGGTGCCGTTCAATGTTCCGGCACCACCGCTGAAGGTCTCATTCGTCCCGGTTCCCGTCGGCACCAGACTATCGGTCAAACCGGTGGTCAGCACTAAGGAGACCGCCGGGGTCGGGGTGACAGGGGTCGTGACCGGCGTCGTCACCGGCGGCGGTGTCACAACGGGAATTTTGATGGTGCCATCGGCGTTCAAGCTAGCACTATCGCCCGCCGTCACCCCCGACTGTGAATAGATCAGAAACGGCGATACTTGATTGAGCGCGCTATTCGCCGCCGACACTGTATACCCGCCGGAGATGCGGGCGCCGTTCTGGTCGGTAACCTCGGTGCCCGGCGACAGCAGCAAGCTGATCGCCCCTGGGGTAAAGAAAGCGGCGGAGGTTGCCGTTAGCCGGGAAAAATCGATTGTCAGGCGCGATCCTTCCGTCAGGCCGCGCGCATCGAAAATCAGCCCGGCATCGCGGCCATTGGCCGCCAAAAAAGCATCGGTCAGCACGAGGCGGAACTGATTGGGCCGACCGTCCGCCGCCGCATTCACAAAGGCCAGCGCATCGAGATTGCGCAGAGTCGCCGCCCCGGTATCGATCACCAGCGGCGTCGTGCCCCCCGCGAGATAGAGAAGATCCTGCCCCTCCTCGCCGTCGATCACATCGCCCGCGACAAGGCTACCGTCCGACACGGTGAACCGATCATTCCCCGCGCCGCCAATCAGGGTTTCGAGGCCCAAATTGGCCACCAGCGTATCATTGCCGTCATCGCCATAGGCCTGATTGCGGCCTTCGCCCAGGTCAATCCAATCGCTGCCCGCATCGCCATGGGCCAAATCATCGCCGCCCGCGTCGCGGATAGTATCATTGCCGGTACCGCTCCATTGGCTATCGTTGCCGATGCCGCCCGACAGCGTATCGTTCCCCGCGCCGCCGACAATCGAATCGTTCCCAGCATTGCCGATCAGACTATCGGCCCCGTCCGAACCCGCCAGCGTATCGCGGCCCGACCCGCCGATGAGCACGCTGCCGGTTTGCGCGGCCCCCGCCTCGGTGCGCAGGACGCCGGTCAGCGCTAGGCCGATCAGGGCGCGGCTACCGTCGATATTCTCGAAACCGGTCAAGGTCGGTCCCGTCTCGGCGCCGGTGATCGTCTGCGTTCGGTTTTGATCGTCCCCCTGGGTCAGGTCAATCACGGCGAGATCGGGGGCCGCCGCCGCAGAAATCAGCAGCGTATCGCCCGCTCGGCCCTGCCCGCCTGCGGCGATCTTGACCGTGGGCGCTAGTCCGGCGCTGGGAAGCACCAGGTCGTCCGTCGCCGCCAAGGTGGCGCTCCCCGCTAGAACCGGCTGAAGCGATGCCGCAACGGTCCGGCCTTCCAGCAGCCCATAGGTAACGTAATGGCCCAGAACGGTCTGGAGTGTGTAACCCGCGCGGATCAGATCGGGGTTCGCCGCCAGATAGGCCGCCGCATCAAAGCCAAGCTGGTCACTGCTCGGTTGCCGGCCCTCCGTCGCCCCGAAGGCGAGGTAATGATCCCAAGCGCTGGCAAAAAAGCCCGCCGTTACCGCTGCCCGCACATCGGGGTTCTGCGTCAGGTAATAGGCGGCATCGAAAGCAGCATTCGGGTTCCGCCCCTCCCGCGCGCCGAAGCGTTCGAAATGATCCAGCGCGCTGCGGATCGTCCCTTGGGCCAGTGCTGCCGCAACATCGCGGTTAGCAGACAGATAGTAGGCAGCATCAAAGCCAAGCGCGCTCATTCCAAACCCCTGAAGCCTGTTTCAGGAGTGCGTTTTAACAAGGATTTATCCGGTAAACGATGAAAATATAAAGAAAATATAAATGTATTCAGTCCCTGGTAATGATTCGTTATCGAAAGACTGCGGCGGTTCTGGAGCGGCCAGGCCGCCCTCCGATGACCCATGCGGGCATACTTAGGTGGTCTCTAAATCCTCGATCAGCACGCAAATCCCCAATACGCGGCGCGCCTCCTCTTGCGGAATACAATGGGTGCGCGTGCGGTGAGGGCTGCCCGGAGCGGTTTCGGGCATCAAGTAAAGTTTCCTTTTTCAGAAAATTCATTACAGTCTCACAACATTGCTTTGTAACTATTAATACAAATTACGATTCTCTCTCGCTTTCGCACCGCAGCATCTGTAGCCTTCAGGTATCAGATGCCCCTTACTGCGGAGTGAGCCATGTCCTACCGGTCGATCGTCGAAGAAGCCCAAAAGACAATCCAGCCGAATACATCCTGGAACGGTATCGAAGCCGAAGCTGTGGCGCGGATGCGCCTGCAAAATCGCTTCCGCACCGGTCTCGATATTGCGCGTTACACGGCCCGCATCATGCGCCAGGACATGGAAGCCTATGACCGCGACCCCAGCCAATACACCCAGTCCTTGGGCTGTTGGCACGGGTTCATCGGTCAGCAGAAGCTGATCTCCATCAAAAAGCATTTCGGCACCACCGATAAGCGCTACCTCTATCTCTCCGGCTGGATGATCGCCGCGCTGCGCTCGGATTTCGGCCCGCTGCCCGACCAATCGATGCACGAAAAGACCAGCGTTCCGGCACTGATCGAAGAACTCTATACCTTCCTGCGTCAGGCCGATGCCCGCGAACTCGGTATGCTGTTCCGCGACATCGATAAGGCGCGCGAAGCGGGGGACGAGCTGCGCGAACGCAAGCTGCTACAGCAGGTCGATAGCTACCAGACCCACGTCGTGCCGATCATCGCCGATATCGATGCCGGGTTCGGCAATGCCGAAGCCACCTATCTGCTGGCGAAGAAGATGATCGAAGCCGGGGCCTGCGCCCTGCAGATCGAAAACCAAGTGTCGGACGAAAAGCAGTG of the Elstera cyanobacteriorum genome contains:
- a CDS encoding beta strand repeat-containing protein, yielding MSALGFDAAYYLSANRDVAAALAQGTIRSALDHFERFGAREGRNPNAAFDAAYYLTQNPDVRAAVTAGFFASAWDHYLAFGATEGRQPSSDQLGFDAAAYLAANPDLIRAGYTLQTVLGHYVTYGLLEGRTVAASLQPVLAGSATLAATDDLVLPSAGLAPTVKIAAGGQGRAGDTLLISAAAAPDLAVIDLTQGDDQNRTQTITGAETGPTLTGFENIDGSRALIGLALTGVLRTEAGAAQTGSVLIGGSGRDTLAGSDGADSLIGNAGNDSIVGGAGNDTLSGGIGNDSQWSGTGNDTIRDAGGDDLAHGDAGSDWIDLGEGRNQAYGDDGNDTLVANLGLETLIGGAGNDRFTVSDGSLVAGDVIDGEEGQDLLYLAGGTTPLVIDTGAATLRNLDALAFVNAAADGRPNQFRLVLTDAFLAANGRDAGLIFDARGLTEGSRLTIDFSRLTATSAAFFTPGAISLLLSPGTEVTDQNGARISGGYTVSAANSALNQVSPFLIYSQSGVTAGDSASLNADGTIKIPVVTPPPVTTPVTTPVTPTPAVSLVLTTGLTDSLVPTGTGTNETFSGGAGTLNGTDVINGRGGTDSLTLTAQTGTINSAGTATVTDIDRIALQTASGTVLNGTGFTAIGEVILTGTGNLTVQTPSTDLAANTVFVLGSGYAKTLTDNSNTLQKFGLDGSAAGSVITTGRNGVSLEVRSTSTLGTLMAGGGTVTVTGAGALTLGSFGGATLLNGSAMTGALTFTVPVGVSVQSGSGNDTITLGGGGLSVLTGGGDDTIVGGGNVSATTTLTGGTGNDLLTVTSSLGATSLNGVSQFETIRLANGASYTWTISTGSVHATDTTNVTLDASALTGASTLTFDGLLITGHAMTITGGAGVDSINGGDLADSLLGGDGNDSLGGGGGSDTLLGGDGNDTLHGHAGTDSLVGGVGNDFLASGSENDTLDGGLGDDSLDGGLGNDSLIGSDGNDYIFGDSGNDELFGNDGNDALDGSAGNDTLTAGIGNDALTGGADNDTFILGGNLTSGDQVTGGTGNDTLTLTARNANSDLDGVKEVETITLTDGASYQYVITAASTHATDTTTVTVSGAGLTAGNNLTFDASQVTGHGMTVVGGAGTDSIVGGALADALNGGDGIDTLAGGGADDFLRGGAGADSLTGGTGLDTFYHYRSEGIARTAETVTATSIGAGETMTFGNGVDIITDFATGSDKLGVSAVNSYTLLSTGSNGSALTANHHYGLRGSFAGGVFTVNDAGPDTLLITEAVAGALDAATQSGAVILMGVTNFAVTDLIA